The genomic window ACTCACCCTGCTGCTTGGCGGAGTGGTTGCCGTGGTCGTGCTGTCGGTGATCATGGCGATCGCATCGAGCGCATCGCCCGATCCGGAAAGGGCAGCGCGGCGTGCCGGACCGTCAGGACGCGGGGTCGGCAAGGGCGCTTCGATCTCGGGCGCAACGGCATCGCCCGCGCGCTCCAGGATCGCATCGAGCCGGCCATGGCGCGAGGAAAGCGCCGCCTGGTGCGCCATCAGCTTCTCGACCTGGTCTTCCATCATGCGCTGATCCAGCATCTGGCGGCTGGTGACACGATCGACCTGGGCACGCAACGCCGCGATGCGGTCTTCATAGACGTGCTGGATGCGGGCCTGGCGCGCAACGGAGGCGCCGATCAGATCGTCGCGGAGAATGAGATAGGTGGTCGCAACGAAGTAGCCGCCAAGCAGAAGCGCGGCAGCGCAGCCAGCGAGGCCCACGACCCAGGGACGGATCGTCATGTGGCGAATGCGTTCGCCGCTTGCGAGAATGAGCGTGTGCTCCGTCTTGCGCCGACCGAACGCTGAAACTTTTTGCGATTGCGCCAAGGTGCTGCCTCTGCCGCTGCCAGACCAATGACGGCTATTAGACAATGTTAAGGTTAACACCCCCTTTCCGGCGGGGCAGTTTGGCCGGATGGTGTTTCAGGACATGCTGGTCGCGGTCAAAGCCCGATAGAACGAGGGCGAGAGCCCGGCTTCGGCTCGGGCCAGATCGTTGAATGGTGGTTTCAGCGGGCCGCGGAAATTCGCGCGCACCAATGCCTGGAAGGTCGCAGTCGGGTCACGGCCCTGGCGCTGGCAGAGGAAGCGGAACCATTTCGCGCCGACAGCCACGTGGGTCTTCTCGTCTTCATAGATGATGTCGAGGATGGCAGCGCTTTCCATGTCTCCTGACTTGCGCATCTTGGCTTGGAGAGCGGGCGTCACGTCGAGCCCGCGCGCTTCCAGGATGAGCGGCACGACGGCAAGCCTTGCAGTCAGGTCGTTGCGCGTGTCGTGCGCCGCCTGCCAAAGGCCATCATGGGCGGGCAGATCGCCATAGTCCGCACCGAGCGCGCGAAGACGATCGCGTATTAGATTGAAATGCTTGGCTTCTTCAAAGGCGACCCGCATCCAGCCGTCGAAGAAGCTCTGCGGCATGCGGGCGCCGGCGAAGCGGGCCACGATATCGAGCGCAAGATCGATCGCGTTGAGCTCGATATGGGCAATCGCATGCAGAAGCGCGATGCGGCCACGCTCCGAGTTGAGCGAGCGCCTCTTGACCTTCGTCGGCGGCACAAGTTCGGGCCGATCCGGGCGGCCCGGCCGATCGGGTACGCCAAGATCGAGCGGGCTTGAGAGCGACAGGCGACGCTGATGCCAGCGCCGCGCCGTTTCCTGAGTCAGCCAGGTTTTCTCGTCGAGATCGGCTGCTGCGATCGCGCGGGCAGCGCCGTCGCGAAGCGATCTTGCCGCATAATCTTCTTTCGAAGCAGGAGCATGCGTCGCCCGACTGATGTCTTGAGTCACCTGCCTAGAGATCCTTGGCGGCAGCCAGGACCTCTTCGGCGTGACCCGGCACCTTCACCTTCGGCCAAATGCGGGCGATCTTGCCGTCGCGATCGATCAAAAGCGTGGTGCGCTCTACGCCCATGTACTTCTTGCCGTACATGCTCTTTTCCTGCCAGACGCCATAGGCTTCGAGCGTCGACTTGTCCTCGTCGGCAGCAAGAATCACATCCAGGCTGTGCTTGTCGCGGAACTTGTCGTGCTTCTTCACCGGGTCGGGCGACATGCCGATGACGACCGTGTCGGCATCCGCAAAATCCTGCTTCAAGGCAGTGAAGGCGATGGCCTCGGTGGTGCAGCCGCTCGTGTCATCCTTCGGATAGAAATAGAGCACGACCTTTTTTCCGCCGAATTCGGAGAGCGAAACGTCGCCGCCGCCATCGCGCGGCAATGTGAATGCGGGGGCCTGCATGCCTTCGGACAATTCGCTCATCGATGGTCTCCAATGCTGAAAGGGGGCGTGATGGACGCGATATATGGTCAAACCGCCTGCCGTCCAGCCGCTTCGATTTGGATGGTGCCGCACTTCGCGTCGAAAGCGTTTCCCCGAAGCGGCATTTTCGGCCACATTGCAGGGAACGCCGGTGCCAATCGGCGTGGTTTGGGTTCAACGGGGCTGACAGGAACGAGCGGATCGGCAACACAGAGCGCATGAACCCATCACCGAACACGGCATCCGTGGATGCGGCGGAAAAAAAGGCAAAACGCAGCCGGGCCAGGCGTCTGATGCGCTTTTCCCTGCTCGTGAGCGGCGTTTTGACGGGCATTCTGCTCGCCGTTTTCGCAGGTCTGCAGTTCGGCGCCTTTGATTCGCTCTTCGCCGGTCGGGCCCAATCGGCGCTCGCCACGATCGCAGGTCCCGAAACCATCGTGGAGGTCGACCGTGCCTCGGTGCGCGTCGGCCGGGACGGGCGCATCGCGATCGAGGCCGATACGGTGTCGGTGCAGCGGTCGCCCCTGGCACTTCGTGAGCCGGCAGCCAGCGGGGCGCGAGACGATGCGTTCGGCGAGGCGCTGTCGTCCGTCGAGGCCGTGCGGCTGTTGCTCGATCCGATGCCGCTTCTGCGCGGCGAAATCAAAGTGGTCGAGGTAGAGATTTCTGGGGTCGTGCTCGACGCGACGATGCTTGCCGGTGGGCCGGCGACGGACTGGAGCGCGCTGCGGGTCGATTCGCTGGAGCCGCTGACGGAAAGCGCGTTCGCGGCACTGGACCGGGCTCTCCAGCTGCTCCAGCGCAGCCGCACACGGTCGATTCTGCTGACCAATGCCGAATTGGCGAATACCGGGGCTGCCGACGCTCCGCGGATCGAGGAACTGCAGCTCGCGTTGTCCGATCGGGAAAACGTGACGCTCAGCGGGTCGTTCATGATCGGAGGGCAGACGATCGCGCTTGACGGACAGGCGCTGCGCCACGAGCGGGCCGATACGCTCGAACAGATTCTCGTGCGACTCACCGGCCTGCACACTTTCGGCAACGAGGCCTTCACGAACAGTCTGGACGATGAGCCGATCGAGCGGCAGCGGCAACGGTTCGGCGTCGAAAGCGAGACGGACATCTCGCTCAGTGCGCGACGGACACCAAAGCCCGACCAGCCGATGTTGAAGGCCCAGGTGTCGTTCAGCGAGGGCGACCTCACGCTTGGCGGGATCGTTTCGCCGCTGCGGGAGAGCCGTCTGGGGCTCGGTTACTTCAAGGAACAGGGCAAGATCGAGGTGCTGCCGTCGCGCATGACTGTCGCAGATACGACCATCCCGTTCAGTGGCGGGCTCGTCGATCTGTCTCGGCTCGGCGACGACGCCGCTGCGGGGATCGCGGCGGAGCTCGTCGTGGATCAGGCGATGTTCGACCCGACGGATACCGAGTTTGAAGCGCTTGCCGTGGACGGGAAAATCTCCGCCCGATTTCTCGGGGCAGACAGGAAGCTGATCTTCGACGAGATCGCGCTCGATACGGGACCGGGGACGGTCGTCGCCTCTGCCGCCATTGAATTTGGCGCGTCCTCACCCGCGATCAGCCTCGCCGGTGCGTTCGATCAGCTGGACACGGCTTCTCTCAAGCAGCTCTGGCCTCACTGGGTGGCGGTGCGTCCGCGCCAATGGGTGATCGACAATGTGGTCGGCGGCATCGGCTCCAATGGGCAGATTAGGCTCTATATCCCGGCTGGGCGCATGGCCGAGCAACCCGGGCGTCTGGACCTGGACGAAAACCAGCTGCAGATCTCCATGCGGGTCAGCGGACCCCGGGTGCATGTGGCGGGTGATATTCCGCCGCTGCGCGACACGCAGGCGAACGTCGTCTTTCGAGGGCGAGCCCTCGAAGTCGATATCGAAGCGGCCACCGCCTATTTTCCCTCGGGTCGGACGGTTGCTGTCGAGAACGGCACATTCGCGATCAGACGCACCGATCTTCGTCCGTTGATGGCGGATATGGATCTGCAGCTCGCCGGCGGCGCCGACGCCATGGCCGAGCTGATCTCCTATCGGCCGATCGCCGTTCTCGACCGGGTCGGCTATCAGCCCGAGGATCTCAGCGGTTCCATCGACGCTCATGTACAAGCGCGTTTCGGCCTGATCCGCGATCAGGACCCGCCTGTGCCCGCCTATGACGTGAAAATGGCGCTGACCGATGTTGCCGTCTCAAAACCCGTGGAAGGGCGCATGCTCTCGGCGGTGAACGGCAATCTGTCGGTCGACCCGCAAAAGGCGGTGCTCGAAGGAAAGGCCACGATCGACGGTGCGCCGCTCGACATCACTGTGACCCGTCCACTTGATCCCGAAGCGGGTGTCACTGCAGCCCGCAAGATCAGTGGCACTATCGGCGACCGTGAACGGGCAGACCTGCTGCCGGGCCTTTCCGGTCTTCTCGCTGGGCCAATCACTTTGACCATGGAGCAGACCGGACCGGGCGAGGACAAGGTCGAGATCGATCTCTCAGGCGCGACGCTGATTCCGCCCGCAATCGGCTGGCGGAAGGAACCCGGCACGCGGGCATCGGTGAGTCTGACAATGCGCGCCCGCGACGACGGTCTCGATCTGAACGACATCGTGCTAACGGGCGACGGCATCGCTGCCAGGGGCTCTGCACGCCTGACCGCCGGACAGTTGGCCACACTGGATCTATCCAATGTACGGCTTTCGACCAGCGACGACTTCGACATTTCCATTGCAAAGGCCAGCGGTGGCGCATTCGACATCGATGTTCGGGGCCGATCCTTCGATGCGCGGCCGTTGATCCGCAAGCTGCGGGCTGGCTCCGAAGGTGGAAGCGGTGCTGGCGGTGGCGGGTCGCAACAGGTCTCTGTTTCTGCCGATGTCGCACAGGTGCTCGGTTTCGACGGGGAAGTGCTGTCCGGCGTATCGGTGCGCTATTCCGGCCGAGGAAGCCGCCCGATCGGGGTGGACCTGAAAGCCGTGACAGGAAGCGGCGAGGCGGCAGTGCTGACCTTTGCCGAGACAGATGGCATCGGACAAGCAAATCTGACGGCGGGCGATGCCGGCGCGCTTGCGCGCTTTGCCGATCTCTACCGGCGGGTCTCGGCCGGGCGCATCGAGGTGGCGCTGCAACGGTCCGGTGACGGACCTTTCCGTGGCAATGTGCGGATCGCGGATTTCGCAGTCATCAACGAGAATCACCTGAAAGAGCTGGTGACAGCACGCGCTTCCGGCGCGCCGGGGAGAGTCAGCGACGCGATCCAGAGTTCGGTCGACGTCAATTCCATGCGATTCGAGCGTGGCTACACGGATATCGAGATCACCAACGGAACCGTGGGCGTCGCAAACGGTGTGCTGCGCGGCCAAGAGATCGGACTGTCGTTCCAGGGCGTCGTCAGGGATGCAGGCGGCAACATGGCCGTGACCGGCACGTTCATGCCGGCCTATGGCCTCAACCGGCTTTTTGCGGAAATACCGCTGTTCGGCGCGTTGCTCGGCAACGGGCGAGACCGGGGCTTGATCGGGATCACGTTCCGCCTGGACGGGCAGGTGAGTGCGCCGCAACTGACGGTCAACCCGATCTCGGCGATCGCGCCGGGCGTGTTCCGGCAGATCTTCGAGTTTTGAGGCTGGCGGACATTTTGGCCCCAAACTGGCGCAGCGATCTCCGCTGCGCCCAGAAGCTCAGGATGCCTGCAGATGCCGGTGCGCCGCATAGAGCGCAATGGCTGCGGCGTTGGAGACGTTGAGCGACTTGATGGCACCCGGCATGTCGAGGCGCACCAGGCCGTCGACTGTCTCGCGCGTCTTCTGGCGCAGGCCTTTGCCTTCTGCCCCCAGCACGAGAGCGATCCGCTCGCCGACGAGCTTGGCTTCCAGCGGACCGTCGGCTTCCGAATCGAGGCCGAGCGTCAGGAAGCCGAGCGCCTGCAGTTCGCCGATCGCGTCGGCCAGATTCGTGATCTGGATATAGGGGATCAGTTCCAGCGCGCCGGATGCTGATTTGGCCATGACGCCGGATTCGGTCGGGCTGTGACGCTGGGTGGTGATGACCGCGCCGGCCCCGAATGCAACGGCGCTGCGCATGATGGCGCCGACATTGTGCGGGTCCGTCACCTGGTCGAGAACCAGCAGAAGCGGGCTGTCCTTGAGATCGGCAAGGCGTCGCAAGGGCAGGGCATTCGCTTCGACGACGACGCCCTGGTGGATCGCATCGTCGCCGAGCAGATCGTCGATGGCGCCGGGAGCGACCATCTCGACCGGGAAGGGCAGGCTTGCCGTGTCCTCCACTTCGAGACGGGCGAGCGCGTTGCGCGTGACCCGCATGGACAGGATCGTGCGGGCAGGATTGTCGAGCGCGGCGCGCACCGTGTGCAGGCCGTACAGATAGACGCGGTCGGGCGGCAGCGGTGGGCCCGCGCCCTCCTTGCGCTTGCGCGGCGCATCACGCTTCTGGCCGCCATCATCCGCTTTGGTGTCGCGGTAGGCCCGGCGCAGGCGCGCATAGTGACTGTCTTTGGGTGAGCCCGCATCGCGCGGCCCACCTCCGCTTCCGCCGGCTGCGCCGGTTGTTTTCTTTGAGGTCATGGATCGGCTTATAGACGGCGCCGAGGTGGCCGCAAAGCCTTTCGCCGATGCTGTTTGAGGCGCGCCTGCCCGTATCGCATTAATTTCGCGGGGATCGGTTGACAGCTATCGGCCCGACCGGCATAACCCGCCCCGGTTCGACGGAGCTTGCCCAGGGCAGCGATCGTCGCTCCAACGGCCACCCGCCAAGCGGGGCGCCGGCGAAGTTTGGAGAGGTGCCTGAGCGGTTAAAAGGGGCGGACTGTAAATCCGTTGGCTTAGCCTACGCTGGTTCGAATCCAGCCCTCTCCACCACTTCGCCTGATGACTGCCCGCGGGTATAGCTCAATGGTAGAGCAGCAGCCTTCCAAGCTGAATATGCGGGTTCGATTCCCGCTACCCGCTCCAGCCGGTCTCGCAGAAACCCCGAAAATGGGGGCTTTTGGCCTGTCGGAAGCGTCGTTGCGCTGACGCTTGGTATACTTTTGTGCACACTGTGCGATGTGCAGGTGCGCGATGAGACACTCCCAGAAGGTCGATCCAGACCGTTTCCTGGTCCAGCAAAGCGGCATCTATTACTACTGGCGGCGGGTGCCAGCGAGATTCCTCCCACTCGACGGACGCACGGCGTCGGGCTTGATTCGGGCTTCGCTGAAGACCGATGACCTCGCCGAGGCGCGGGCCAAACGAGACGCGTTGGAAGCTGCAGATCAGGACTATTGGGTTGCGACGCCCCTTCGCTGCACGTGGCCGATGTCGGCGTCTCGGTCGACGTGGCGAGGGAGGCCGCGTCTAGCATCCTTCTCAGAAACGACCTGGACGTGCTGGTGAAGGGCGTGCGCGAAGGGCGGCGGACCTTCGCCAATATCATGAAATACGTGATGATGGGGACGAGCTCGAACTTCGGGAACATGTTCTCCATGGCGGGCGGTGTGTCCTGCGGTTTCTACCCATGCTTCCCGTGCAGATATTGCTGAACAACCTACTCTACGACCTCTCGGAGCTTCCCATACCGCTCGAAACGGTCGATCGGTGGCGGCCGCCGCTTTGCTTCCCTTCACGTCTGCCGGCGTCTGGCTTGGCTTCCAACCGCCGCCGCCACTGCTTCTCGTTGCGCTTGGTGGGATGACGGCGGCCTATCTGGACCTTGTCGAGTTCGTGAAACGCCGGTTCTATGGCTGCCATGGTCTCCAGGCGACTCGGCGCTCTGCATCCCGGCCCTGGGCTGACCGGGCTTGACCGGGCTTGCATGCAAACGGACCTAAAACCCTTTTGCGAAAACATTCCTCGCAATGCTCCGATGGCGAGGGCCACACTGCGCTCCAACTATACGGGCCGACGAGCATAAAACGCCTTGCTGGGCGTGGCTCCGCCAAGACGTAGCAGGGGCGATAGAACCGAAGCGCTGCGCTTCCGGCCTTCGCAACCGTGGTATCAGAATTCTTACCTGAACGGCGAAAGTCGCTGTGCATTCCTGAGAGATTCGATGGCCTAATTGACGCAGATCAATGCCGGGTATTGAGGCTGCGATACTCGAGGTGGTTTCAGCCTGCTT from Georhizobium profundi includes these protein-coding regions:
- a CDS encoding ferritin-like domain-containing protein translates to MSRATHAPASKEDYAARSLRDGAARAIAAADLDEKTWLTQETARRWHQRRLSLSSPLDLGVPDRPGRPDRPELVPPTKVKRRSLNSERGRIALLHAIAHIELNAIDLALDIVARFAGARMPQSFFDGWMRVAFEEAKHFNLIRDRLRALGADYGDLPAHDGLWQAAHDTRNDLTARLAVVPLILEARGLDVTPALQAKMRKSGDMESAAILDIIYEDEKTHVAVGAKWFRFLCQRQGRDPTATFQALVRANFRGPLKPPFNDLARAEAGLSPSFYRALTATSMS
- a CDS encoding peroxiredoxin; protein product: MSELSEGMQAPAFTLPRDGGGDVSLSEFGGKKVVLYFYPKDDTSGCTTEAIAFTALKQDFADADTVVIGMSPDPVKKHDKFRDKHSLDVILAADEDKSTLEAYGVWQEKSMYGKKYMGVERTTLLIDRDGKIARIWPKVKVPGHAEEVLAAAKDL
- a CDS encoding DUF3971 domain-containing protein is translated as MNPSPNTASVDAAEKKAKRSRARRLMRFSLLVSGVLTGILLAVFAGLQFGAFDSLFAGRAQSALATIAGPETIVEVDRASVRVGRDGRIAIEADTVSVQRSPLALREPAASGARDDAFGEALSSVEAVRLLLDPMPLLRGEIKVVEVEISGVVLDATMLAGGPATDWSALRVDSLEPLTESAFAALDRALQLLQRSRTRSILLTNAELANTGAADAPRIEELQLALSDRENVTLSGSFMIGGQTIALDGQALRHERADTLEQILVRLTGLHTFGNEAFTNSLDDEPIERQRQRFGVESETDISLSARRTPKPDQPMLKAQVSFSEGDLTLGGIVSPLRESRLGLGYFKEQGKIEVLPSRMTVADTTIPFSGGLVDLSRLGDDAAAGIAAELVVDQAMFDPTDTEFEALAVDGKISARFLGADRKLIFDEIALDTGPGTVVASAAIEFGASSPAISLAGAFDQLDTASLKQLWPHWVAVRPRQWVIDNVVGGIGSNGQIRLYIPAGRMAEQPGRLDLDENQLQISMRVSGPRVHVAGDIPPLRDTQANVVFRGRALEVDIEAATAYFPSGRTVAVENGTFAIRRTDLRPLMADMDLQLAGGADAMAELISYRPIAVLDRVGYQPEDLSGSIDAHVQARFGLIRDQDPPVPAYDVKMALTDVAVSKPVEGRMLSAVNGNLSVDPQKAVLEGKATIDGAPLDITVTRPLDPEAGVTAARKISGTIGDRERADLLPGLSGLLAGPITLTMEQTGPGEDKVEIDLSGATLIPPAIGWRKEPGTRASVSLTMRARDDGLDLNDIVLTGDGIAARGSARLTAGQLATLDLSNVRLSTSDDFDISIAKASGGAFDIDVRGRSFDARPLIRKLRAGSEGGSGAGGGGSQQVSVSADVAQVLGFDGEVLSGVSVRYSGRGSRPIGVDLKAVTGSGEAAVLTFAETDGIGQANLTAGDAGALARFADLYRRVSAGRIEVALQRSGDGPFRGNVRIADFAVINENHLKELVTARASGAPGRVSDAIQSSVDVNSMRFERGYTDIEITNGTVGVANGVLRGQEIGLSFQGVVRDAGGNMAVTGTFMPAYGLNRLFAEIPLFGALLGNGRDRGLIGITFRLDGQVSAPQLTVNPISAIAPGVFRQIFEF
- the rlmB gene encoding 23S rRNA (guanosine(2251)-2'-O)-methyltransferase RlmB, coding for MTSKKTTGAAGGSGGGPRDAGSPKDSHYARLRRAYRDTKADDGGQKRDAPRKRKEGAGPPLPPDRVYLYGLHTVRAALDNPARTILSMRVTRNALARLEVEDTASLPFPVEMVAPGAIDDLLGDDAIHQGVVVEANALPLRRLADLKDSPLLLVLDQVTDPHNVGAIMRSAVAFGAGAVITTQRHSPTESGVMAKSASGALELIPYIQITNLADAIGELQALGFLTLGLDSEADGPLEAKLVGERIALVLGAEGKGLRQKTRETVDGLVRLDMPGAIKSLNVSNAAAIALYAAHRHLQAS
- a CDS encoding DUF6538 domain-containing protein — translated: MRHSQKVDPDRFLVQQSGIYYYWRRVPARFLPLDGRTASGLIRASLKTDDLAEARAKRDALEAADQDYWVATPLRCTWPMSASRSTWRGRPRLASFSETTWTCW